One region of Drosophila subobscura isolate 14011-0131.10 chromosome J, UCBerk_Dsub_1.0, whole genome shotgun sequence genomic DNA includes:
- the LOC117893204 gene encoding pericentrin isoform X8, translated as MNLYTLYGWITSLLRTHNGSVSNKAIESAEELPETSPATSPATSPATSRVTGKKHPEKRGEAATNVEVEFLPTLTFLFEQRPRKATAEEAQSQFTEEVQHAVSDADGEANYAYDFDNDNDSTHTYIISRSSLTAATCSSSSTPYAVTSTDTEELLRRQNNLSLTEEDQSSFSIEPPTSSMTIEMAEQHSAPTTATTTATTTATATATSCAEMAGATTTTTTTTTSSSIEEDIEEAIEISEVEEQLSSHVESLSGPAAYRRPKEQPGAKSLSSSNDDEEEGDAGAVADADAEQFRIDDSQLSGEELAQHFLTLNDESEADNVRHDVRSKVEVSLCSSNDDDLDISLPLGQSKPMHSRHEDEDEDEPDIVDQSLSNQSTTDDVSELAEEPVQARGEERSEAIMSASDAPETQVDEEPQLTEEKDHSMEEIVASNESIEVTYEADETANTSHKVDQITDLDEEQGQEASQTQDETVQNAVRPTAKVETLMLPMLQEPVVMENKAAKALDTLYLQPEPFKLTMLELDCDDVEDDDEESSLQLMKLRLMAMNQQILNDNGVKLSPTEADEQMNSSSSSNAEVKQMERLPLSEFSKDVLEDITEESERLLSLSTTIEEEREQGQEQDPPSLSPDESKKLLQQAAKGAEGSHSSLASYNMLKQLEAKVQELHSQLEMKDNCLASLNLQLEAVRRESCAGPASARDSSSMMTNSTEYRTLQEEFGGPTLDMYLEVSRRDEMIAKLTESLQHSMNVRGELQADAERLGGEVQNLRRQLHEAIDAVKRSSAVWPDQECNPGQRISEISMDLISESDDDLDRHFLTDNEERGSRSSKERQVPLHSLDDLGLQPLQPEWTPAFTKQIEQFQTYLLPQEQRLFLMVQRKFDDYLGQQLSIVREQCAQELKIARDQWESEKQSNQQSQQATHAREVEELRKYFEHKCAELEKQFSDDVFSHKSQHLAGDSSSECSEVDQLPEEAVAVAASSAKETSPRKRKRAELLLSPSHRQMTPCGLDSLGECRSSGQNDKEDIAELKIFYQTHMQDMKRDHELTVRKLSDRIKFYERSQGDDDYKNLLSENAVDDQHWPKELILLREKFTAKSQLEITQLNIKHADEMSRLKLEYEKQLNRRNKRHLTFDSSRDLEQVINERDGLRELSKSFRSVLCRLAKCVANCEEDLNATLSEEVQRLLLHSHNHSHSRSQEVGEELEQTLSSSLNNTRPLRLVPDVHSLLELVEDPSLVQFINSKSNEDNIEDFDLTDCLERLKSEATYLLQLSEDLHKQREHDSNDSLGEPEKQEHELCCEAEDGLKTTAAVQQQLLSKFVRTNSLNDQQLGVANRRKNSSSEGAKTHTSLPHDLQQHAGNASEISFQLVELKNRLIKSETDRQKLQQQLSNTIDRNAELGNELQALRDQLSQLNSLNHTDYNEGYGLGRMKSLQEQGLVQSSASFTALQDRARHLLSSSPGSQQDQLEQTRDSGNATVMLLQLIEDFCREGDKVVECSKKDREDLQSQYAQLEAQLRAANLQLSQSIDKKDRFEVELKASIDKIFVLREIISELETQVQTKSLNEHVLDEKTKQLEDYVSLQMSANDALQQEVHSLQKDIGEGYQSRIRLLEEKLQQGRPSAEQSLVLVQVAEKLRDIETTLEQKTKVLESLHNSNTTSNSASLSVTEDVSVHGGGSRPLTAVGSPSHSSLTVEGVERVTQMLDRHTRVEEAAIKRIRDLEMQLQQMRSGCVELQHERDSLQGRIDEQTLKISTLHTRLEEQRQRAEQLHRAGTSDLNTRVNELQGEVKNHIEQLAARDKQMATMRQQLQRSKEEITRLEAELTVLTKPDRTVVERLQVELQRKGDEICKLREKIRTEMINRLAVPDLMETMLADKNDEIDHLRDQLEAKERELRVAHENASQNSSPAAGPAEKQEASAKLSARTLSDIGSITEFPEPDVDRRAAMLSLSAPLQMGDGAGGFLHQTMETSKEAVANLTYKRTDDLSGFAAPYPINTFEHPHYFQATGITAQSSDGLTPGLVPRQINFSNLTEDSKLKTPSLLMRTPEMPKTTTPGDVQQLQKKLTELERQKEQQQSEMEAKLSDLEKQLQQKKEQWIRHDKTLRGHEESEERYRLRIESLESRILEAAAQEAAERQNLRMELNCVSAAHHQCEDAAAAGKRELEKLNSEVKKKAEHLQTALRRCADLELQVQTLERDLERLKHSENSSKQYSVDEIAQQVEKELNYSAQLDSSILKAIESEEENNLDKKQQQKEAQTEEEHSPGTGNGTDDENFTGERELLNQLEAFKTQLAVERDQCEALSKELLSEKQHSQDIQEQDVVIIEAMRKRLETALDAEEVLHKQLDQERERCERLQTQLTSLQRAESRRNSSLLSKSPGDSPRKSPRADFESELGERLRSEIKLLAAQNERERERSADAQRSSERERQRYEKELQERVAYCERLKQEMEKQARDKEAAEVELEHFNERLTLQASEIQSLEARLVTLQEAETRRANTRTRQHQENVNLHAEIHELKSKLLAAEAERDCLDQKVNHLRSDVGRSGHREAKLAEALAQANDRLAHSTDDTVPAQFLQKMKEINTLLAENTQENRQMAETVQYLVGERIALQRKCEELSGSGSGNVGELEERCRQLLGRYLRVESHRKALVYQKRYLKLTLEGYQASEQLALRTMAGDAPQRKSKKKFKTAALAIIAIQRIKYIGRIWLTGKRIVSKSVFTITQQRNSHGLNLNVPPPQSPLPVPNSNLPTKNIISERLGYAPISPPLVDFSTLQPIVLSPDYTLQEPAPSMPKNHNNQSSLPSLARLDWPTMQKPRRAHARHH; from the exons ATGAATCTGTATACTCTATATGGCTGG ATCACTTCATTGCTGCGCACGCACAACGGCAGCGTCAGCAACAAGGCAATCGAGTCAGCCGAAGAGTTGCCAGAAACATCCCCAGCAACATCCCCGGCAACATCCCCAGCAACATCGCGCGTGACTGGAAAGAAACATCCAGAAAAACGAGGCGAAGCGGCAACAAATGTGGAAGTTGAGTTCTTACCCACGCTAACTTTTTTGTTCGAGCAGCGGCCGAGGAAGGCAACAGCTGAAGAGGCCCAATCGCAATTCACAGAGGAAGTGCAACATGCTGTCAGCGACGCTGATGGCGAGGCCAATTACGCATATGATTTTGATAACGATAACGACTCCACGCACACGTACATAATCTCTAGGAGCAGCTTGACGGCGGCCAcatgcagctccagcagcactcCGTACGCTGTCACATCAACAGACACCGAGGAACTATTAAGGCGGCAAAACAACCTCAGTCTCACGGAGGAGGACCAGTCCTCGTTTAGTATCGAGCCGCCCACCAGTTCCATGACAATTGAGATGGCCGAGCAACATTCGgccccaacaacagcaacaacgactgCAACAACGACAGCCACGGCCACAGCAACAAGCTGTGCAGAGATGGCAGGAGCTaccaccacaacaacgacgaccacgacaagcagcagcattgagGAGGACATCGAAGAGGCCATCGAGATCAGtgaggtggaggagcagctcaGCTCCCACGTCGAGTCTCTGTCAGGGCCGGCTGCATACCGCAGACCAAAGGAGCAACCGGGTGCCAAAAGTTTGAGTAGCAGCAATGATGACGAGGAGGAAGGGGATGCGGGTGCGgttgcggatgcggatgcggaacAGTTTCGCATAGATGATTCCCAGCTCTCGGGTGAAGAGTTGGCTCAGCACTTCCTTACGCTGAACGATGAGAGCGAAGCCGACAATGTACGTCACGATGTACGTTCCAAAGTAGAAGTTAGTCTTTGCTCCtcaaatgatgatgatttggACATAAGTCTGCCGCTGGGGCAGTCGAAACCAATGCACTCCCGCCACGAAgacgaagatgaagatgaaccAGATATCGTGGACCAGAGCCTGAGCAACCAAAGCACCACAGATGATGTCTCAGAGCTTGCTGAGGAGCCGGTTCAGGCTAGAGGCGAGGAGAGAAGCGAGGCCATTATGAGTGCAAGTGATGCACCGGAAACGCAGGTGGATGAGGAGCCTCAGCTAACCGAGGAGAAGGATCATTCAATGGAGGAGATCGTGGCCAGCAACGAGTCCATCGAGGTGACCTACGAAGCCGACGAGACTGCCAACACATCGCACAAAGTGGATCAGATAACGGATTTAGATGAGGAGCAAGGGCAGGAGGCGTCCCAGACGCAGGATGAGACGGTACAGAATGCGGTCAGACCCACAGCCAAAGTGGAAACGCTCATGCTGCCAATGCTCCAGGAGCCTGTAGTTATGGAGAACAAAGCTGCCAAAGCTTTGGACACTCTGTACCTTCAACCAGAGCCATTCAAGTTGACCATGCTGGAATTGGACTGCGATGATGTggaggacgatgatgaggaaAGTTCCCTGCAGCTGATGAAACTGCGCTTGATGGCCATGAATCAACAGATCCTCAACGACAATGGAGTCAAACTGTCACCCACAGAAGCGGACGAGCAAATGAATAGTAGCTCTAGCAGCAATGCGGAGGTCAAGCAAATGGAGCGATTGCCCCTGTCAGAGTTCAGCAAAGATGTGCTTGAGGATATAACCGAGGAGAGCGAGCGCCTGCTCTCCCTCAGCACCACTATCGAGGAGGAGCgagagcaggggcaggagcaggacccaCCATCCCTATCCCCCGATGAATCCAAAAAACTGCTTCAGCAGGCGGCCAAGGGAGCAGAAGGCAGTCATTCCAGTTTGGCGAGCTACAACATGCTGAAGCAGTTGGAGGCCAAAGTGCAGGAGCTGCACAGCCAGCTCGAGATGAAGGACAACTGCCTGGCCTCCCTAAatctgcagctggaggcggTTCGCCGCGAAAGCTGTGCGGGGCCAGCCTCTGCTCGAGATTCCAGCTCCATGATGACCAATTCCACGGAGTACCGAACACTGCAGGAAGAGTTCGGGGGCCCG ACGCTGGACATGTATCTGGAGGTGTCCCGCAGAGATGAGATGATTGCCAAGCTGACCGAATCACTGCAGCACTCGATGAACGTTCGCGGAgagctgcaggcagacgcagagCGCCTGGGAGGCGAGGTGCAGAATCTGCGCAGGCAGCTTCACGAGGCCATTGATGCAGTCAAGCGATCGAGTGCCGTGTGGCCAGATCAGGAATGCAATCCCGGCCAGCGCATTTCGGAAATATCCATGGATCTGATTAGCGAGAGCGACGACGACCTGGATCGACACTTTCTTACCGACAACGAGGAGCGAGGATCGCGCAGCTCCAAGGAGCGACAAGTTCCCCTTCATTCCCTCGACGACCTTGGCCTCCAACCCCTTCAGCCTGAGTGGACTCCGGCGTTCACCAAGCAGATAGAACAATTCCAAACCTACCTTCTGCCGCAAGAACAGCGGCTTTTCCTAATGGTCCAGCGCAAGTTCGACGACTACCTCGGCCAGCAGTTGAGCATTGTCCGCGAGCAGTGTGCGCAAGAGTTGAAGATTGCCCGTGATcagtgggagagcgagaagcAGAGTAATCAGCAGTCCCAGCAGGCTACACACGCAagggaggtggaggagctACGCAAGTATTTTGAACACAAGTGTGCCGAACTCGAGAAACAGTTCTCCGACGATGTCTTCTCACACAAATCCCAACACCTGGCTGGCGACAGCTCTTCGGAGTGCTCCGAGGTGGATCAACTGCCAGAGgaggccgtggccgtggctgcCTCCTCCGCCAAGGAGACGTCGCCGCGCAAGCGAAAACGGGCCGAGCTCTTGCTGAGTCCCAGTCACAGGCAAATGACACCCTGCGGATTAGATTCCCTGGGGGAGTGCAGGAGTTCAGGGCAGAATGACAAGGAA GACATAGCCGAGCTAAAGATATTCTACCAGACGCATATGCAGGATATGAAACGCGACCACGAGCTGACGGTGCGCAAGCTGAGCGATCGCATTAAGTTTTACGAGCGCAGCCAAGGTGACGACGACTATAAG AACCTGCTATCTGAGAACGCTGTGGATGATCAGCACTGGCCCAAGGAGCTGATCTTGCTGCGGGAGAAATTTACGGCCAAAAGTCAACTGGAGATCACTCAGCTGAATATCAAACATGCCGATGAG ATGTCGCGCCTGAAACTGGAGTACGAGAAACAGCTGAATCGCAGGAACAAACGCCACTTGACCTTCGACTCGAGCCGTGACCTAGAGCAGGTGATCAACGAGCGCGATGGACTTCGGGAGTTGTCGAAGAGCTTCCGCAGCGTGCTCTGCCGGCTGGCCAAGTGCGTGGCCAACTGTGAGGAGGATCTGAATGCCACGCTGTCTGAGGAAGTGCAACGTCTGCTGCTCCACAGTCACaatcacagtcacagtcgcagtcagGAAGTCGGCGAAGAGTTGGAGCAGACGCTGAGCAGCTCCCTGAACAATACGCGGCCTCTGCGTCTGGTCCCGGATGTACATAGTCTGCTAGAGTTGGTGGAGGATCCCAGTCTGGTGCAGTTCATTAATAGCAAGAGCAACGAAGACAACATAGAGGACTTCGACCTGACCGACTGTCTGGAGCGCCTGAAATCAGAGGCCACCTATCTGCTGCAACTCTCGGAGGACCTGCACAAGCAACGGGAGCACGATTCCAACGATTCCCTGGGAGAGCCGGAGAAGCAGGAGCATGAACTGTGCTGCGAGGCGGAGGATGGCCTCAAGACAACGGCTgctgtgcagcagcaattgctcTCCAAGTTCGTGCGCACCAACTCCCTCAACGACCAGCAGCTGGGTGTGGCCAATCGGCGGAAGAACAGCAGCTCGGAGGGGGCAAAGACGCACACCTCCCTGCCGCAcgatctgcagcagcacgcGGGCAACGCCTCAGAGATCTCCTTCCAACTGGTGGAGCTGAAGAACCGCTTGATCAAATCGGAAACTGATCGacagaaactgcagcagcagttgagcAACACCATCGATCGCAATGCAGAGCTGGGAAATGAGCTGCAGGCCCTGCGCGATCAACTTTCGCAGTTGAACTCGCTCAACCACACGGATTATAATGAGGGCTACGGCTTGGGGCGGATGAAAAGCCTCCAGGAGCAGGGCCTAGTCCAGTCGTCGGCCAGCTTTACTGCATTGCAGGACCGGGCCCGTCACCTGCTCTCCTCGTCGCCCGGCAGCCAACAGGATCAGCTGGAGCAGACTCGTGACTCGGGGAATGCCACCgtcatgctgctgcagctgatcgAAGACTTTTGCCGCGAGGGCGACAAGGTGGTGGAGTGCAGCAAGAAGGATCGAGAAGATCTTCAGTCACAG TACGCCCAATTGGAGGCCCAACTGCGTGCGGCAAACCTACAGCTGAGCCAGTCGATCGACAAGAAAGATAGGTTCGAGGTTGAGCTGAAGGCATCCATTGATAAAATTTTTGTGCTGCGCGAGATCATCTCGGAGCTGGAGACCCAAGTGCAGACCAAGTCACTGAACGAGCACGTGCTGGACGAGAAGACGAAACAGCTGGAGGACTATGTCAGCCTCCAGATGAGCGCCAACGATGCCTTGCAGCAGGAGGTCCACAGCCTCCAGAAGGACATCGGCGAGGGCTATCAGTCTCGGATTCGCCTGCtggaggagaagctgcagcagggcaggCCATCTGCAGAACAGAGCCTTGTCCTCGTACAAGTGGCTGAGAAGCTGCGGGACATTGAAACCACGCTGGAGCAGAAGACAAAGGTCCTGGAATCGCTGCACAACTCCAATACCACCTCCAATTCGGCCAGCCTGAGTGTCACCGAAGATGTCTCCGTCCATGGTGGCGGAAGTAGGCCACTAACCGCAGTGGGCTCGCCCTCGCATTCCTCTCTGACCGTTGAGGGTGTGGAGCGGGTCACCCAAATGCTGGATAGACACACGCGCGTTGAAGAGGCCGCCATTAAGCGGATCCGCGATCTGGagatgcaactgcagcagatgcGTTCCGGCTGTGTG GAGCTGCAACATGAGCGGGATTCCCTGCAGGGCCGCATAGATGAGCAGACCCTAAAGATATCCACACTGCACACGCGACTGGAGGAGCAGCGACAAAGGGCGGAACAACTGCATCGAGCTGGCACCTCTGACCTGAACACACGCGTCAACGAGCTGCAAGGAGAGGTGAAGAATCACATCGAGCAGCTGGCGGCCCGGGACAAGCAGATGGCCACCATGCgacagcaactgcaacgcaGCAAGGAGGAGATCACGCGCCTAGAGGCAGAGCTGACGGTGCTCACCAAACCCGATCGCACTGTGGTGGAACGTCTCCAGGTCGAGCTTCAAAGGAAGGGTGACGAGATTTGCAAGCTGAGGGAGAAGATACGCACGGAGATGATCAATCGATTGGCGGTGCCGGACCTGATGGAGACCATGTTGGCGGACAAGAACGATGAGATCGATCACCTGCGCGACCAGCTGGAGGCCAAGGAAAGAGAACTGCGGGTGGCTCATGAGAATGCCAGTCAGAACTCCTCGCCAGCAGCGGGCCCGGCTGAAAAGCAGGAAGCCAGTGCCAAGCTTAGTGCACGCACCCTCAGCGACATAGGATCGATTACCGAGTTCCCCGAGCCGGATGTGGATCGCCGAGCAGCCATGCTCAGTCTAAGTGCTCCCCTGCAGATGGGCGATGGTGCGGGCGGCTTTCTGCACCAGACAATG GAAACTTCCAAGGAGGCTGTGGCCAATCTCACGTACAAGCGCACTGATGATCTCAGTGGCTTTGCGGCTCCCTATCCGATCAACACGTTCGAGCATCCTCATTACTTCCAGGCCACGGGCATCACGGCCCAGAGCAGCGATGGTCTAACACCAGGTCTAGTGCCAAGACAGATCAACTTTTCCAATTTGACAGAGGATTCAAAGCTAAAAACGCCCAGTTTGCTGATGCGGACCCCGGAAATGCCGAAGACCACTACCCCCGGGGATgtacagcagctgcaaaagaagCTAACCGAACTGGAGCGacagaaggagcaacagcagagcgAAATGGAAGCGAAGCTATCTGATCTAgaaaagcagctgcagcagaaaaaggAGCAGTGGATCCGACACGACAAGACTCTGCGAGGTCACGAGGAGAGCGAGGAAAGGTATCGCCTGCGTATCGAGTCGCTTGAGTCAAGGATTCTGGAGGCGGCTGCCCAGGAGGCTGCCGAGAGGCAGAACCTACGCATGGAGCTGAACTGCGTGAGCGCGGCGCACCATCAGTGCGAAGATGCGGCGGCTGCAGGCAAGCGAGAGCTTGAGAAGCTCAACAGCGAGGTCAAGAAGAAGGCGGAGCACCTGCAGACTGCCCTCAGGCGGTGTGCTGACCTGGAACTCCAAGTTCAGACTCTGGAGCGGGACCTGGAGCGACTGAAGCATAGCGAAAATAGCTCCAAGCAGTACTCCGTGGATGAGATTGCACAACAGGTGGAGAAGGAGCTGAACTATTCGGCCCAGCTGGACTCAAGCATCCTTAAGGCCATTGAGAGCGAGGAAGAAAATAATCTggacaagaagcagcagcaaaaggaggcTCAAACGGAGGAGGAACACTCCCCGGGTACTGGAAATGGAACGGACGACGAGAACTTCACCGGAGAACGGGAATTGCTGAACCAGCTGGAAGCCTTCAAGACCCAGTTGGCTGTGGAACGTGACCAATGTGAGGCCTTAAGCAAGGAGCTGCTGAGCGAAAAGCAGCACTCGCAGGACATTCAAGAGCAGGACGTCGTCATTATCGAGGCCATGCGAAAGCGTTTGGAGACTGCCCTCGATGCCGAGGAAGTGCTGCACAAGCAGCTGGACCAGGAGCGCGAGCGATGTGAACGCCTTCAGACGCAACTTACCTCCCTCCAACGGGCCGAGAGTCGTCGCAACAGTTCGCTGCTCTCGAAGTCGCCCGGCGACTCGCCCCGCAAATCGCCACGTGCCGACTTCGAATCTGAGCTGGGAGAGCGCCTGCGTAGCGAGATAAAGCTGTTGGCTGCACAGAACGAGAGGGAGCGTGAGCGATCAGCGGATGCTCAGCGTAGCAGCGAGCGGGAGCGACAGCGCTACGAGAAAGAGTTGCAGGAACGAGTGGCCTACTGCGAGCGTCTGAAGCAGGAGATGGAGAAGCAGGCGCGCGACAAGGAGGCGGCAgaagtggagctggagcactTCAACGAGCGCCTCACGCTGCAAGCTAGTGAGATCCAGAGCCTCGAGGCGAGGCTGGTCACGCTGCAGGAGGCGGAGACCCGCAGGgccaacacacgcacacgccaGCACCAGGAAAACGTCAATCTGCATGCAGAAATTCACGAGTTGAAGTCAAAACTGTTGGCTGCGGAGGCCGAACGGGATTGTCTTGACCAGAAGGTCAACCACCTGCGCTCCGACGTGGGTCGATCCGGTCATCGCGAGGCCAAACTGGCCGAGGCCCTGGCACAAGCTAACGATCGGCTCGCTCACAGTACGGACGATACCGTGCCGGCGCAGTTCCTCCAAAAGATGAAGGAGATCAATACACTGCTGGCGGAGAACACCCAGGAGAACCGTCAGATGGCCGAGACAGTGCAGTATCTGGTGGGGGAGCGGATTGCTCTTCAGAGGAAGTGCGAAGAGCTTAGCGGGTCGGGCAGTGGTAACGTTGGAGAGCTTGAGGAGCGCTGCCGCCAGCTGCTCGGACGCTATCTGCGCGTTGAGTCTCATCGTAAGGCTTTGGTATATCAGAAAAGATATCTGAAACTAACTTTAGAGGGATACCAGGCCAGTGAGCAGCTTGCCCTGCGAACCATGGCCGGGGACGCACCGCAGCGAAAGTCCAAAAAGAAGTTTAA GACTGCTGCCCTAGCCATAATTGCCATACAACGCATCAAATATATTGGACGCATCTGGCTCACAGGAAAGCGGATTGTGAGCAAATCTGTTTTCACCATAACCCAGCAGAG AAACTCGCATGGCCTCAATCTGAATGTGCCGCCTCCCCAATCTCCACTGCCTGTGCCCAACTCGAACCTACCCACCAAAAACATCATTTCGGAGCGCCTCGGTTATGCGCCCATCTCTCCCCCTCTGGTCGACTTTAGCACCCTGCAGCCAATCGTGCTGTCACCTGACTACACTCTCCAGGAGCCAGCCCCTTCAATGCCCAAGAACCACAACAACCAGAGCAGTCTACCATCGCTGGCCAGGCTGGACTGGCCTACCATGCAGAAGCCAAGGCGCGCGCATGCTCGGCATCATTAG